In Janibacter cremeus, a genomic segment contains:
- a CDS encoding class I adenylate-forming enzyme family protein codes for MSVYDEKPWVALYGDKPATIAPEYVSALDMFRAGLLADPDGEAIRYFDGVVSRRELEEQSDALASGLLAEGFVAGDRLAVYLQNVPQFVVAMLAAWKAGGMLVSINPMSRERELHYLLDDSGASVLLSLEGLYDGVARHVVPDSPVRLVLTTSELEYQTEADPRLFGDTTRIRHEGTTDLTEFIERHRGQVPPPVTLTAQDTAFLTYTSGTTGQPKGAMNTHGNVVFTAMIYRDGARFAPGGSVMAVAPLFHITGLIGHIAISMLAPMPLVLAYRFEAGVVLDALERHRPTCTIGAITALNALLDHPDFTADHFSSFDSVYSGGAAISPAAERRFREATGHQVHNAYGLTETTSPMTLTPFGAESPVDPASGALSVGAPAQSTTVRIIDDDGSDVSLGEIGEIVAEGPQVVAGYWRKPEETAASIPGGALRSGDVGFMNEDGWVFIVDRKKDMINASGYKVWPREVEDVLAEHPAVREAAVVGVPDEKRGETVKAFVSLREGQHVEPDDLIAHCRERMSAYKYPRHLEIIEDLPKTVTGKILRRQLRG; via the coding sequence ATGAGCGTCTATGACGAGAAGCCGTGGGTCGCGCTGTACGGCGATAAACCGGCCACCATTGCGCCCGAGTACGTCTCCGCCCTGGACATGTTCAGGGCGGGGTTGCTGGCCGACCCCGACGGTGAGGCCATCCGGTACTTCGACGGCGTGGTCAGTCGCCGCGAGCTCGAGGAGCAGAGCGACGCCTTGGCCAGCGGACTGCTTGCGGAAGGCTTCGTCGCCGGCGACCGTCTGGCGGTCTATCTCCAGAACGTCCCCCAGTTCGTCGTCGCGATGCTCGCTGCCTGGAAGGCGGGCGGCATGCTCGTCTCGATCAACCCCATGAGCAGGGAGCGCGAACTGCACTACCTCCTCGACGACTCGGGAGCTTCCGTGCTCCTGTCGCTGGAGGGTTTGTACGACGGGGTCGCCCGCCACGTCGTTCCTGACTCACCGGTGCGGCTCGTCCTGACGACGAGCGAGCTGGAGTACCAGACGGAGGCCGACCCGCGACTCTTCGGCGACACGACCCGCATCCGGCACGAGGGCACGACCGACTTGACCGAGTTCATCGAACGTCACCGCGGGCAGGTGCCTCCACCGGTGACCCTCACAGCCCAGGACACGGCGTTCCTCACATACACGTCGGGGACCACCGGTCAGCCCAAGGGCGCGATGAACACCCACGGGAACGTCGTCTTCACCGCGATGATCTACCGCGATGGCGCGAGATTCGCACCGGGCGGCTCCGTGATGGCGGTGGCGCCGCTCTTCCACATCACGGGTCTCATCGGGCACATCGCCATCAGCATGCTGGCGCCGATGCCCTTGGTGCTCGCCTACCGTTTTGAGGCCGGTGTCGTCCTCGATGCGCTCGAGCGGCACCGCCCGACGTGCACGATCGGCGCGATCACCGCTCTCAATGCACTGCTCGACCATCCCGACTTCACAGCGGACCACTTCTCGTCCTTCGACTCGGTGTACTCGGGTGGAGCTGCCATCTCGCCCGCAGCCGAGCGTCGCTTCCGCGAGGCCACCGGCCACCAGGTGCACAACGCCTACGGCCTCACGGAGACGACGAGCCCCATGACCCTCACCCCCTTTGGTGCGGAATCACCGGTCGACCCGGCGTCAGGGGCTCTATCGGTGGGTGCCCCAGCTCAGTCGACGACCGTGCGCATCATCGATGACGACGGCAGCGACGTATCCCTGGGGGAGATCGGCGAGATCGTCGCCGAAGGACCCCAGGTCGTCGCCGGGTACTGGCGCAAACCAGAGGAGACCGCGGCATCGATCCCGGGCGGTGCACTGCGCAGTGGTGACGTCGGCTTCATGAACGAGGACGGTTGGGTCTTCATCGTCGACCGCAAGAAGGACATGATCAACGCATCCGGCTACAAGGTGTGGCCGCGCGAGGTCGAGGACGTACTCGCCGAGCATCCCGCGGTCCGTGAGGCTGCGGTCGTGGGCGTCCCGGACGAGAAGCGCGGAGAGACGGTCAAGGCTTTCGTCAGCCTGCGTGAAGGGCAGCACGTGGAGCCGGACGACCTCATCGCACACTGCCGGGAACGCATGTCGGCGTACAAGTACCCCCGCCACCTGGAGATCATCGAGGACCTCCCGAAGACCGTCACCGGCAAGATCCTGCGCAGGCAGCTGCGTGGGTGA
- a CDS encoding phosphotransferase family protein — protein MQTREGDPPGLPLATLGSILAERVPEIDGARLQASLISGGRSNLTYLLTDGTRRWVLRRPPLGAILETAHDMGREYRMIEALHHSRVPVPRPVYLSRAQDESVFGSAFFIMGCAEGEVLREEPQLAALTDPEGLSRRLMRCLADLHAIDPHDVGLGGLGRPDGYLERQIERWLRQVATIDSALHLRFEDVAASLRHRVPTTQRASLVHGDYRLDNVVVDTAHEVVAVLDWEMATRGDPLADVASALIWWDGMRGLDSPVAAHPGDIPGYPSREVLAAAYARESDLDLTDLDWYLGFAFYKIAAIFEGIRHRHDEGMTLGAGFERIGPLVPHLLESAASTLSGSHSC, from the coding sequence ATGCAGACCCGGGAGGGTGACCCCCCGGGTCTGCCTCTGGCGACCCTGGGCAGCATCCTCGCGGAGCGCGTCCCCGAGATCGATGGTGCTCGGCTACAGGCATCGCTGATCTCCGGGGGCCGCTCCAACCTCACCTACCTCCTCACCGACGGCACACGGCGGTGGGTTCTACGGCGTCCTCCCCTGGGAGCGATACTCGAGACGGCGCACGACATGGGTCGGGAGTACCGCATGATCGAGGCACTGCATCACTCCCGCGTTCCCGTACCCCGACCGGTGTACCTGTCACGTGCCCAGGACGAGTCCGTGTTCGGTTCCGCCTTCTTCATCATGGGGTGTGCCGAAGGCGAGGTCCTGCGGGAGGAGCCGCAGCTCGCCGCCCTGACCGACCCCGAGGGACTCTCCCGACGTCTCATGCGGTGCCTGGCAGACCTTCATGCGATTGATCCCCACGACGTGGGCCTCGGTGGCCTCGGCCGTCCCGACGGATATCTCGAACGGCAGATCGAGCGCTGGCTGCGGCAGGTGGCGACGATCGACTCCGCTCTCCACCTGCGGTTCGAGGACGTGGCAGCCTCCCTTCGCCACCGCGTGCCGACCACCCAACGCGCCAGCCTCGTGCACGGTGACTACCGCCTCGACAACGTCGTGGTCGACACTGCACATGAGGTCGTGGCCGTGCTCGACTGGGAGATGGCCACCCGGGGAGACCCGCTGGCCGACGTTGCCTCCGCACTCATCTGGTGGGACGGGATGCGCGGGCTCGACTCGCCCGTAGCCGCCCATCCCGGTGACATCCCCGGCTACCCGAGTCGTGAGGTCCTCGCGGCAGCCTATGCCCGCGAGAGCGATCTCGATCTCACCGACCTCGACTGGTACCTCGGGTTCGCGTTCTACAAGATCGCGGCGATCTTCGAGGGGATCCGCCATCGGCACGACGAAGGCATGACCCTCGGCGCCGGCTTCGAGCGGATCGGACCGCTCGTCCCGCACCTGCTCGAATCCGCGGCCTCGACACTGTCCGGTTCGCACTCGTGCTGA
- a CDS encoding acyl-CoA dehydrogenase, with protein sequence MVTSESPKDPAADQIRTVLDGRWADVRQHLRADPDFPVAVPALELGLDEHRARTLDACRALAGSDFVLGAVPPEQGGTGDLGGSITGLEMLGHGDLSVMIKAGVQFGLFGGAISNLGTARHHDAHLQDALQLDLPGAYAMTETGHGSDVQSLLTTATHDPETDEIVIHSPSPAARKDYIGGAARDARMAAVFAQLVVAGEDHGVHCVLVPIRDEEGRAMPGVTITDCGPKMGLRGVDNGRLMFDQVRVPRQNLLNRYGDIDDEGNYTSPIESKNRRFFTMLGTLVRGRITVGAGAGAAARSALAVAIEYGLHRTQFHYPDGEHEVVILDYRGHQRKLLPRLARSYALALAQNAIIARMHDIAVGAESSENAQRELEARAAGLKAVTTWHATDTIQACREACGGAGYMSANRFTDLKADTDVFATFEGDNTILLQLVAKGMLTNYQADFADLDTAGAILFGARQLSTSVIEHTIGGSLIQRLLSGAPGRDGDDALRDRGGQLALFEDRESHMTETLAMRLRRSGDDGSDSFRVFNDAQDHLLEAAHAHMDRVVLEAFVTALDDAAQGPGRDLLEKVCDLFVLSSVEENRAWYLEHGRLSAGQAKGVVARVNELCDELRPHASTLVDAFGIPDEWLTTEMMDDLAQF encoded by the coding sequence ATGGTCACTTCCGAGTCGCCCAAGGATCCCGCCGCCGATCAGATCAGGACCGTCCTGGACGGTCGCTGGGCAGATGTGCGGCAGCACCTTCGAGCAGACCCTGACTTCCCCGTGGCGGTACCCGCCCTCGAGCTCGGTCTGGATGAGCACCGCGCCCGGACCCTGGACGCGTGTCGGGCCCTGGCCGGCAGCGACTTCGTACTCGGCGCCGTCCCGCCGGAGCAGGGTGGGACCGGTGATCTCGGTGGCTCGATCACCGGGCTGGAGATGCTGGGGCACGGCGACCTGTCGGTGATGATCAAGGCCGGGGTCCAGTTCGGCCTCTTCGGGGGCGCCATCTCCAACCTCGGCACCGCCCGCCACCACGATGCCCACCTGCAGGACGCACTGCAGCTGGACCTGCCGGGTGCCTACGCGATGACCGAGACCGGCCACGGGTCGGACGTGCAGTCGTTGCTGACGACCGCGACGCACGACCCGGAGACCGATGAGATCGTCATCCACTCCCCTTCGCCCGCGGCCCGCAAGGACTACATCGGGGGCGCCGCCCGTGACGCACGGATGGCAGCCGTCTTCGCCCAGCTGGTCGTCGCCGGCGAGGACCATGGCGTGCACTGCGTCCTCGTGCCGATCAGAGACGAGGAGGGGCGAGCGATGCCCGGCGTGACCATCACCGACTGCGGACCCAAGATGGGCCTGCGCGGGGTGGACAACGGCCGCTTGATGTTCGACCAGGTCCGCGTGCCCCGGCAGAACCTGCTCAATCGGTACGGGGACATCGACGACGAGGGAAACTACACCTCCCCCATCGAGAGCAAGAACCGTCGCTTCTTCACCATGCTCGGCACTCTGGTGCGCGGTCGGATCACTGTCGGTGCCGGGGCCGGGGCAGCCGCCCGCAGCGCCCTGGCGGTCGCCATCGAGTACGGCCTCCATCGCACCCAGTTCCACTACCCGGACGGCGAGCACGAGGTCGTGATCTTGGACTACCGCGGCCACCAGCGCAAGCTGCTCCCGCGGCTCGCTCGCTCCTATGCGCTTGCCCTGGCCCAGAACGCCATCATCGCCCGGATGCACGACATCGCCGTGGGCGCGGAGTCGAGCGAGAACGCCCAGCGCGAGCTCGAGGCTCGGGCTGCAGGGCTGAAGGCCGTGACGACCTGGCACGCGACCGACACCATCCAAGCCTGCCGCGAGGCATGCGGCGGCGCGGGGTACATGAGCGCGAACCGCTTCACCGACCTCAAGGCGGACACGGACGTCTTCGCCACCTTCGAGGGCGACAACACCATCCTCCTGCAGCTGGTCGCCAAGGGGATGCTCACCAACTACCAGGCCGATTTCGCCGACCTGGACACCGCCGGCGCCATCCTCTTCGGCGCCAGGCAGCTGAGCACCTCGGTCATCGAGCACACCATCGGCGGCTCTCTCATCCAGCGCCTCCTCTCGGGCGCGCCCGGACGCGACGGTGACGACGCACTGCGTGACCGAGGTGGGCAGCTCGCGCTCTTCGAGGACCGGGAGTCCCACATGACCGAGACCCTGGCGATGAGGCTGCGACGGTCCGGGGATGACGGGAGTGACTCGTTCAGGGTCTTCAACGACGCCCAGGACCACCTGCTCGAGGCCGCTCACGCCCACATGGACCGAGTGGTCCTCGAGGCGTTCGTCACCGCGCTCGATGACGCCGCGCAGGGTCCCGGTCGGGATCTGCTGGAGAAGGTATGTGACCTCTTCGTCCTCAGCTCGGTCGAGGAGAATCGCGCGTGGTACCTCGAGCACGGTCGCCTCAGTGCCGGCCAGGCCAAGGGAGTCGTCGCGAGGGTCAACGAGCTGTGCGACGAACTGCGCCCCCACGCCAGCACCCTCGTCGATGCCTTCGGCATCCCCGACGAGTGGCTCACCACCGAGATGATGGACGACCTGGCGCAGTTCTGA
- a CDS encoding superinfection immunity protein: MPRIVTDQKTRVVSAPVAVLVAILSAGYMLPWAIAAVRGTHNAWTVFWVNLLLGWTVVGWIVALVMSIREHRILAVR; encoded by the coding sequence ATGCCACGCATCGTCACCGATCAGAAGACCCGAGTCGTCAGCGCCCCTGTCGCGGTCCTCGTCGCGATCCTCTCGGCCGGCTACATGCTGCCGTGGGCCATCGCCGCGGTGCGGGGCACCCACAACGCGTGGACCGTCTTCTGGGTCAACCTGCTCCTGGGCTGGACCGTCGTCGGCTGGATCGTCGCGCTGGTGATGTCGATCAGAGAGCACCGCATCCTGGCTGTGCGCTGA
- the mgtE gene encoding magnesium transporter: MRVDIDMDRVRTLIQSRDLSTLSLLVRQMSPAEIVASIESATSEDAAVIFRLLDKDVAVVVFDDLDTVAQADLINRLGHAPLTDVFANLDPDEQARLLDELPAKVAKRLLASFDGDELDATMELLGYPQGSVGRQMSSVAVHARPDARVGEVLGRVNRHPGDIDQLTVIPVISHDRIVLGTIDTIELMRHPSDAMVIDLMDDDPQMAGTEDNAERISRRLLDSGLLMVPVVDRERRLVGVLPITDAARIDKEAVAEDHARAGASEPLRRPYLATPVRVVARSRIVWLFVLAISAVLTVQVLEMFEATLTQLTALALFIPLVTGIGGNTGSQAATTVTRAMALGDIRIRDVVRVAFKEVRTGLTLGLLLAIAAFVLGSPFYGMDIGLVIALTLFLNCPIAATVGGVVPLVARYFRVDPAVFSTPFISTFCDASGLLVYFTVAITLLGL; the protein is encoded by the coding sequence ATGCGGGTTGACATCGACATGGACCGAGTGCGGACGCTGATCCAGTCCCGCGACCTGAGCACCCTCTCCCTCCTCGTGCGACAAATGAGCCCGGCCGAGATCGTCGCGAGCATTGAATCGGCGACATCCGAGGACGCGGCCGTCATCTTCCGGTTGCTCGACAAGGATGTCGCAGTCGTCGTCTTCGACGACCTCGACACCGTCGCCCAGGCGGACCTGATCAACCGTTTGGGCCACGCCCCGCTGACCGACGTCTTCGCCAACCTCGATCCGGACGAGCAGGCCCGCCTCCTGGATGAACTACCGGCGAAGGTGGCCAAGCGGCTGCTCGCGTCCTTCGACGGTGACGAGCTCGACGCGACGATGGAGCTGCTGGGCTACCCGCAGGGGTCCGTCGGTCGACAGATGTCCTCGGTCGCCGTGCACGCGCGTCCCGATGCGAGGGTCGGGGAGGTCCTCGGACGGGTCAACCGCCACCCCGGCGACATCGATCAGCTCACGGTCATCCCGGTCATCAGCCATGACCGGATCGTCCTGGGCACGATCGACACGATCGAGCTGATGCGCCACCCGAGCGACGCGATGGTCATCGACCTCATGGACGACGACCCGCAGATGGCCGGCACGGAGGACAACGCCGAGCGCATCTCCCGCCGGTTGCTCGACAGCGGTCTACTCATGGTTCCCGTCGTCGACCGCGAGCGCCGGCTCGTCGGGGTGCTCCCGATCACCGATGCGGCCCGCATCGACAAGGAAGCCGTCGCCGAGGACCACGCCCGCGCCGGCGCGAGTGAGCCACTTCGTCGCCCCTACCTCGCCACGCCCGTGCGGGTCGTCGCCCGCTCCCGCATCGTCTGGCTCTTCGTGCTCGCGATCTCTGCGGTGCTGACGGTCCAGGTGCTGGAGATGTTCGAGGCCACCCTGACGCAGCTGACCGCGCTGGCCCTCTTCATCCCCCTCGTGACCGGCATCGGTGGAAACACCGGCTCGCAGGCGGCCACCACCGTCACCCGCGCGATGGCCTTGGGAGACATCCGCATTCGCGACGTGGTCCGGGTGGCCTTCAAGGAGGTCCGCACCGGACTGACCCTGGGGCTCCTGCTGGCCATCGCCGCGTTCGTCCTGGGATCGCCCTTCTACGGCATGGACATCGGGCTGGTCATCGCGCTGACCCTGTTCCTCAACTGTCCGATCGCCGCCACCGTCGGCGGGGTGGTCCCGCTCGTCGCGCGCTACTTCCGTGTCGACCCAGCCGTCTTCTCCACACCGTTCATCTCAACCTTCTGCGATGCCAGCGGCCTGCTCGTCTACTTCACCGTCGCCATCACCCTCCTGGGTCTGTGA
- a CDS encoding class I SAM-dependent methyltransferase — protein MIHWIEGGVEHSARWHSENFSPAPSQVVVADDTMNANTAYRLAKGDTALLWRGDYHNARQLLRAMDRRVQKDAAKRAARQASRKSRGGTEFTAHRAARARRARILGRLLVQLEDDHSLDLRRAPDVRRACHDAYGPPTGTTCVALPELLGVLGAHQWHEKGVPIPALGESIHPGYGVFSPVRGEYIDLVAGAPLPRAQHLTAFDLGTGTGVLAAVLARRGAHRVVATDISARAVSCARETMTRLGLASRVEVIEADLYPAGRADLVVCNPPWLPGEPTSMLEAGIYDPDSLMLRRFLEGLAAHLEPGGEGWLVLSDLAEHLGLRAKGELLDLVAAAGLRVVGRDDTMPRHAKASDAKDALHAARRAEVTSLWRLVPDTQSDPIGPARSAAGNLLKLPDRDTGPGSTTDV, from the coding sequence GTGATCCACTGGATCGAGGGCGGGGTCGAGCACTCCGCACGGTGGCACTCGGAGAACTTCTCTCCGGCTCCGTCGCAGGTCGTCGTGGCAGACGACACGATGAACGCCAACACCGCCTACCGCCTGGCGAAGGGGGACACCGCCCTGCTGTGGCGCGGGGACTACCACAACGCCCGCCAGTTGCTGCGCGCCATGGACCGACGCGTGCAGAAGGACGCCGCCAAGCGGGCCGCGAGGCAGGCCTCGAGGAAGAGCCGTGGCGGCACGGAGTTCACCGCGCACCGGGCGGCACGGGCCCGGCGGGCCCGCATCCTGGGCAGGCTCCTCGTCCAGCTCGAGGACGACCACTCACTGGACCTGCGACGTGCCCCCGACGTGCGCCGAGCCTGCCACGACGCGTACGGACCGCCGACCGGCACGACATGCGTCGCCCTGCCCGAGCTGCTCGGGGTCCTCGGCGCGCACCAGTGGCACGAGAAGGGAGTGCCGATCCCCGCCCTGGGTGAGAGCATCCACCCCGGATACGGCGTGTTCTCGCCAGTGCGGGGGGAGTACATCGACCTGGTCGCCGGCGCACCGTTGCCACGGGCGCAGCACCTGACGGCCTTCGACCTCGGCACCGGCACCGGTGTCCTGGCCGCGGTCCTCGCCCGCCGCGGAGCCCACCGGGTCGTCGCGACGGACATCAGTGCGCGGGCGGTCTCCTGCGCCCGGGAGACCATGACGCGACTCGGGCTGGCCTCCCGGGTGGAGGTCATCGAAGCAGATCTGTACCCGGCGGGTCGCGCGGACCTCGTCGTGTGCAACCCGCCGTGGCTGCCGGGGGAGCCGACGTCGATGCTCGAGGCCGGCATCTACGACCCGGACTCGCTGATGCTGCGCCGCTTCCTCGAGGGACTCGCGGCCCACCTCGAGCCCGGGGGCGAGGGATGGCTCGTCCTCTCCGATCTGGCCGAGCATCTCGGGCTGCGGGCGAAGGGGGAGCTGCTCGACCTCGTTGCCGCTGCCGGCCTGCGGGTTGTGGGACGGGACGACACGATGCCGCGACACGCGAAGGCGAGTGATGCCAAGGATGCCCTGCACGCGGCCCGCCGGGCCGAGGTCACCTCGCTGTGGCGGCTCGTACCCGACACGCAGTCGGACCCGATTGGCCCTGCGAGGAGCGCTGCGGGTAATCTGCTCAAGTTGCCCGACCGGGACACCGGACCGGGGAGCACCACGGACGTATAG